The Mycobacterium riyadhense sequence GGAGGGCGCGCGCATCCTAGGCAGCGTCGTTGACCAGGACCGATGACCGGTCCCCAACATTCATGACAGACGCTAACCCCGCCTTCGACACCGTTCACCCCAGCGGGCACATTCTTGTTCGGTCCTGCCGCGGCGGATATATGCATAGCGTTGCATTGAGCGAGGCGGCTATGGAGACCGATGCGGAAAGCCTGGCAGAGGGCATCCTGCGGACCGCCGACGTCTCCTGCCTGAAGGCGTTGCTGGAAGTGCGTGATGAGATCGTTGCCGCTGGGCACACCCCCTCGGCGCAGGTTCCAACGGTCGACGATCTTGAGGCGGCGATCGAGAAGCTGCTGGCGCATCAACTGCGTCGACGCAACAGCTAAGAACCTAGAGCAGCCAGGTCTTGGCGCTCTCGGGATCCGGCGCGATATCGGTTGGCGGCTCGATGGGGTTGGCGCCGAACAACTCTCGCGCTCGGTACAGCAGAGCACGTACCTCGTCGAGTTGCTGCTGCAGCGCAGAATCGGCCATAGCCCCACGCTACCGAGGTCGGCCCAGCCACACAATTCACCACCCGCACAGGCCGGTACGCTAGCCCGGTGGCGATCTTCGGTCGGATGACGGCGCGTAGGCGCCTTCGCAGAGCGACGCAGGAATCATTGACGATTCCCACTTTCAGCTCTCCGGTCGATTGCACCCCCTGGGTGATCGGTGGGCTGTGGCCTGCGGAGCTGTCATCAAGCGATGCCGGAATATCAACGCTCGCAGCGCATCTCAACGATGACCTGCAGCGCATAGCTAGGTCTGCCAACGACGAGCTGATGATGATCAGGCGTGCCGGTTTGGTTGAATCTGCCCGCAGAGCCGAAGTGGCCAACGTGATAGACCAAGCGCGGGCGCTAGCTGTGCGACGGGTCGAGTCCGCGATGCGTCAGCGGCGCCGGATCACGCAGCAGGTGTCCCGGGGGTACGGCACAGATCTGGATACGACCCGGGTCATGCCGGCCGTCAAGGAGCCGGCCATCAAGGAGCCGCTCGATGTCGATCCGGAATCCGCCGACGAGCGGTTGCATCGGCTGCTCGCGTTCGTAGCCCGTCAAGAACCACGGCTGAACTGGGCGGTTGGCGACCACGTGGACGGCACAACGATATTGGTCACCGACCTCGCCCATGGTTGGATCCCACCAGGTATCACGCTTCCCGAGGGCGTGCGGTTGTTGGACCCGGAGCGGCGCGGCGGCTCGGCGTCGGCGCTACTGGGCGCCACGACACGCTGCGCGACCTACACTCCCGGCGACTCGACGAGCTGGACGCCACACCTCATCGCCACGAAGGCTTCGATGCGGCCACGCGAGGTGCCGGAAGTCAAAGACTTGGGCCGGGAGCTGGGCAACGCAACGACCACGCGTGACGGATTGCCGCGGATGGTGCACACGCTGGCTACGGCCGCCGCTGCTGGGACCGCCGTTGTGGACGAGGAGCTGGAGCTACTGCGGGTACATCTCGAGACCGCGCGCTACCAGGTGTTGGCCCAGTATCCCGATGTCGCGCCTGTGCTGTTGCTCAACTGCATGTTGTTGGCCGCCACCGAGGGCAGCGTCACGGCGGACCCCGTTGCGGCGAACTATCACTTCGCCTGGTTCCAGAAACTCAGTCGCTGAGTATGTTCTGTGATGAATTGACGCTGGTCGGGGGCGTGGACATACTGTCATGGTGTCGGGGTCGGGCCGCAGCGAACTTGGCGATCTCAGCGACCGGGACCTCGTCGAATCGGTTCTTCGTGAACTGAGCGAGGCAGCCGAGAAGTGGGAAGCACTTGTCGCGCAGGCCGAGACCGTCACCTACAGCGTGGACTTGGGAGATATTCACGCCGTTGCAAATTCCGACGGACGGTTGCTCGAGTTGACGTTGCATCCGAACGTAATGACCAGCTACGCCCATGGTGAGCTGGCGGACAGATTGAACCTCGCACTCGCAGCGCTGCGACAAGAGGCGGAGGCCGAGAACCAGGCACGGTACGGCGGCCCCTTGCATTGACGTCGGTGCCGATACGACAGACCGATGCGTGATCGGCACCGGAAGGAGACTGACCTGTGCCACTCAATCTGTCCAACCGGGACCAGAATTCGGGGCACCTGTTCTACAACCGACGGTTGCGCGCGGCGATCACGAGATTTTCGGTGCGGATGAAACATGACGATCGCAAACAGCAAGCGGCAGTGGCACTGTCGATCGTTCTGGTCCTTCTCGGTATCGGCTGGATGGCTTTGCTCCACTTCATGAAGCCCGCGGGTTTGATCGGTCAGTCGGCTATCGTCGGAAACCGCGACACCGGCGCCGTTTACGCGAAGATCAATGGGCGCCTCTACCCCGCGCTGAACCTGACGTCCGCGCGGCTGGCGGTGGGAAATGCCGCAACCCCGACTTGGGTCACCGCAACCGAGATCGCCAAGTACCCGACCGGACCGATGATCGGTATTCCCGGTGTGCCAGACAGCCTGCCGGTCACATCCAGCGCCATATCGGCTTGGTCGGTCTGCGA is a genomic window containing:
- a CDS encoding DUF2694 family protein, with the protein product MTDANPAFDTVHPSGHILVRSCRGGYMHSVALSEAAMETDAESLAEGILRTADVSCLKALLEVRDEIVAAGHTPSAQVPTVDDLEAAIEKLLAHQLRRRNS
- a CDS encoding DUF5631 domain-containing protein — protein: MAIFGRMTARRRLRRATQESLTIPTFSSPVDCTPWVIGGLWPAELSSSDAGISTLAAHLNDDLQRIARSANDELMMIRRAGLVESARRAEVANVIDQARALAVRRVESAMRQRRRITQQVSRGYGTDLDTTRVMPAVKEPAIKEPLDVDPESADERLHRLLAFVARQEPRLNWAVGDHVDGTTILVTDLAHGWIPPGITLPEGVRLLDPERRGGSASALLGATTRCATYTPGDSTSWTPHLIATKASMRPREVPEVKDLGRELGNATTTRDGLPRMVHTLATAAAAGTAVVDEELELLRVHLETARYQVLAQYPDVAPVLLLNCMLLAATEGSVTADPVAANYHFAWFQKLSR
- a CDS encoding DUF2710 family protein, giving the protein MVSGSGRSELGDLSDRDLVESVLRELSEAAEKWEALVAQAETVTYSVDLGDIHAVANSDGRLLELTLHPNVMTSYAHGELADRLNLALAALRQEAEAENQARYGGPLH